The region gtgaatttgctgtcccctcaaaataactcaacacagccattaatgtccaAACTGcaggccacaaaagtgagtacactcctaagtgaaaatgtccaaattgggcccaattagccattagGTGTGTTTGACATCGGCTGCGGCCGGATGCAACCGATCAGCGAGACTAGCTGtgtgcaggcggggaggagctgaaaacggagacgtgaagtcaCACACTTTCTgctatcacagctgaagtgaaataaatgcaatatttgactaacaCACCGatctttcaaaaatacattttcattcaatactttatgtactgcttacagcgtatttttacaagaataaagttcaacataagcatatattatttaaatacgaATGTAGCAGGGTCTATgctttttatcagttttattttgataaacatgacacaatataacatcacgactacatgaaaagagctttaactgttataaaaatatagatttgtgagcattagtggaactgaaggcgtgacaataaacatgaaacacacgtgatcgttgtcatgcggtgaaaccggccaatcatgaaacagctgtgtcatCATCAGAactcgtgcagctcctcttgagatgCTGCGCTGGCTGACTCAGATGGCTGCTttcgaatcgctctcgcggtactttgaaatcatacgtcacagtcacatgccTTCAGCGCCAGCTCAAGTCGGACAAAAGTACTAACCGgaatgcactgcttcaagtcagccgccaaTCGGTCTGCGCAGTGCTGCATGAGCTCGAACACACCTATTTTGTCTctccggtgtcatgtgactcagtgttacaaggtctcaggtgtgaatggggagcaggtgtgttactGATGAACTTTACAGTTACTGAACTGAACGAACactgaactgagctgaataatgacaccaTTATATTCTGTAgagctttacagcagaatttgaatttgcTGAATTTGAAGTTTGTATCTCCCTTATTTtcctgttatttttgttttgtttttacagtgtagctgcattgaaacaatctgtatagCATAAAAcgctatagaaataaaggtgaattgactAGGAATGAAGATATTCAGATATTCAGTCTCACCATCTGTCTCATTTGAAGGAGGGGCTCTGGCAGTAAACCTGTCCGCTGACGCCATCGTTATACCCGCGTGATCCACCTCTTTAGGGATAAATCTAGAAATGTCAAGGTCCTGAACTTCATCTGAGTCCCCCACCTAGACAGACAATCATGTTAATATTGCTGAAAGACTCAAAGAGGAGAGAGTGAATGTAAATAAATCAGAGTATTATATGAAAGTGCAACACAgacaataaaattaaacatcACATGATTGATTTATAATTCTAGTCTGTTATTTGtttgtaaaatgtttatatagATAAAGTCTATGAGATATGAGGTAGTGTCACATCACCTCGTAAGAAACTTCAgagtcatcatcatcatctttagCGTATTTAGTATCATCAGCCTCCTCATCGTCATCGTCAACAAGCTCAGGTCTGAACTCAAACACTTCCCTTCCACTGACCTGCAGGAAATAAACCATGAGATGAGTGTCATTCAACAACAGACAACAGCTTCAGAACAGCATGAAAGCATCTTGAAGAACCAGGACACATTAAATCAGCAGCAAACAAGATCTGAGAGCTTTACTGCCACCCACCGCTTTTTACCGCAACTGCACACTACATTTTAAGAATAAGTCTCTTTTTCTAGGAGACTGACTTGATGTCagtattttaaatgatcagGCAAACTGAGGAGGAATATTAGTGACTGTTTTTTACTCACTCCAAGCGCTCTGCCAGCTTTGAAGTCGGCTTTCTTTCTCTCCATGTCCTGCTCTgctttagccattttctcttGCCTTTTCCTTTTCTTCCAGGCCAAGAATGTTTCAAGAGTAATTCGAGTGACGTTTGCTCCCAGGGCAGATCGCTACAATCATAACAGCTGATCATTACAACATGAACATTTCTGATAAATCACTAAGGACACTTTACTTCAAAATCATGTTCTGTGATGATCTTAATCTCTTCACTTCTTTCTCACCTCAGTCTCTATCAAATCCTCCAACGAGATCTCCTCCTCAATCTTCTCCTCTTTCTTCTTGTCTTTCTTCAGAACAAAGCCCACAGGAAGAGCGTGGCGGTACATACAGTTGTCACCTCCACCGGGACAAACCCAAAACCAGCCGTATTTGTTGTTTTCAATAGCATCAAGGAAATACTTGCAcaccttaaaatgaaaattatttgttAAGTTCCCTTTTTTGATcacaattgagaaaaaaaaaaaaaaaaaaaaaatcaccagtCAAATCACATCAATGGTAATATCACGATGATTTGAGTGTACAACTATATTTCCTTCCAGAACTTACAATTTGTGTCTTCGCTTTCTTCTTTTCAGCTTCTCCATGTTTCTTGTTCACAACCTCTTCAAGCTTCTTTTCATCCCAGTTATCCATGGTGTCTGCATTcataaatgaacaaaagaaattacaAGAGCAACCAATATTTCAAAACCTTTGCATCAAAACAATAACAGGCCCTTGACCAAAGCAATAATTCCATTTATGTCAATTCCAAAGTCCAAAAGAAAACTTGTTAAAACTTGCTAAATGAtccattttcaaatgtattaatgtagtctataaaacagttagttcctgtccttgattctgattggtcaatagcttattcacgataaaacacggctatgaccgcttcactcaatggttctgtgtatcactacccAACatccttagcaaccactcttagctcagtttgttctcagttgatattgttcattgaagcttactgtattacgTTGAATaatattgtgagaaaaagatcgagtgagcgagtttattacctccattcagatttagcattttccttcaggtcaatcctttgttcataataaaacacatgtttaaatgccttttaaatgtattgtccaatgtattatcttgtccttttaacagttaaggggttttcccgtgactgacagcgctattcaaagcatttgtcagttgcgtcttgtttcGTGTTCACAAcatttcagtcttttcaatataaaagtcttcgctactgactgacacactcataatgataggctgtttctca is a window of Megalobrama amblycephala isolate DHTTF-2021 linkage group LG6, ASM1881202v1, whole genome shotgun sequence DNA encoding:
- the zc3h15 gene encoding zinc finger CCCH domain-containing protein 15 → MPPKKPAPATGSKKTQEKKKEKIIEDKTFGLKNKKGAKQQKFIKAVTQQVKFGQQNARQIAAETEKNKKKEDKKKELSELNELFKPVVAAQKVSKGVDPKSVLCAFFKQGQCTKGDKCKFSHDLSLERKCEKRSVYVDGRDDELEKDTMDNWDEKKLEEVVNKKHGEAEKKKAKTQIVCKYFLDAIENNKYGWFWVCPGGGDNCMYRHALPVGFVLKKDKKKEEKIEEEISLEDLIETERSALGANVTRITLETFLAWKKRKRQEKMAKAEQDMERKKADFKAGRALGVSGREVFEFRPELVDDDDEEADDTKYAKDDDDDSEVSYEVGDSDEVQDLDISRFIPKEVDHAGITMASADRFTARAPPSNETDDNKLSEASGGAMENGEHSPDQTLEDGETNDEEESEAVPVDENLFTGEDLDELEEELNTLDLDE